In the genome of Ananas comosus cultivar F153 unplaced genomic scaffold, ASM154086v1, whole genome shotgun sequence, the window GGAGCGGCAGAGAAGGAAGGAAGAGAAAGGACAGAAGGCGCGGAAGGCGAGAAGAGGACGTCGTCATCGTCGGAAACGGTGAAGGTAGAATGTGagaggcaaaaaaaaagagtcgcgacgCGGCCGCTCGCAGGGGTCGAGGCGAGGAAGCGGCAGGGGTGTGCAGGTGAGGGTACAGAGCGCGGCAATATTTATCGGCCGTCAGCGAAGatggcgtcgtcgtcggagggcacagagaaggaagagagagagcaggatCGAGAGGACGGGAAGGGCAAGAGAGACGTCGGCATCGGTCGGAAACGGTGAGGAGAAtcggagagaaaagaaaaaaaagtcgcgATCCGGCTGCAGGGTAAACGGGAAGGTGCGGAGGTGTCGGGCGAGGGCCCGCTTACTGGGAAGAGAATGAAAAAAGAACggagaaaaaaatgagaagagagaaaaatgtataaggattatTTTGgttcagtttgctgaaaaagcggactgaatcgcaaaaacgaaaaaggtggtcgacttttacaaaagttctaaataagtgtatttttatgcaaattgtgttaaaaaaaaaaaaaaaaaaaaagtctcccCGAAGTTTCGAGACACATCGAACAAATCAATTAGAAAATTTAGGCCGAAAAGCCCATCTAAAAAAGGCCCAACTGTTTCTACCGACCGGATTAAACCGAACTGAAATAAATTTCACCCCTACCTCCTACTGTCCTACACCAACTAGTCAACTACCTCCCACCGTCCCACGGTCGACGGTCCCCATCTCCTCCACCTACACCTTCCGTAGCAAcgctcctttctctctctccgacGTGCCGGCCTATCATTATTAATTATCATTATTGTTCCAGAGCCCTGGTGTATGGAGAGACCGGATTATAGAATAGAAAATTGATCGCCGCCATAAAATTAGGacgaggaggagaggagaggagagaggcgGAGAGTGTTTGGTCGTTGGGGAACTGCCTTCTAGCTAGGGTAGGTAGAGTGGGGGAGGCAGCTGGCCTAGCAAGAGGAGCAGCAGGAGCAGGAAAGAAGGCAGGCACTTGGCAGGGGACATGGCGGTGCGGGCAGCTGGTCTGCTGGCAGCGTTGGTTGTGGGTTTGGCCGCGGTGTACTGCGCGATGGACCCCCTACGGCTGAGCGCCGTAGCCGACTTCCCGGGCTTCGAGAGCCATCCCGTAGAGCTTCCCCCTTGGTCGGAGCTGCCGGCCGCCAGGGACGCCGAGGATCGGCTGCGGAGAGCGGAGATCCGCTTCCTGAACCAGGTGCAGGGCCCCGAGAGCATCGCCTTCGACCCGCTTGGCCGCGGCCCTTACACCGGCGTCGCCGACGGACGCGTCCTCTTCTGGGACGGCGCCCGCTGGTCCGACTTCGCATACACCTCCCCCAACAGGTaggaattcctcctcctaccGGTACCTgttttttaattgattcatCAAGTTCGTTAATTCATTAATACCCACCGATGGTAACTCACGAAGAAGAAGCACGAAGCGCCTActgtataattattattttttaaatatatgtattatttctAGCATGACTGATCACCTCACCCCGTTGTCTCGTTGTCTCTTAATTAATCGTGTATATATGTTATCAATATTGTATAGAACGGAGGAGCTGTGCGGCCCAAAGCCATCCCCTTTGAGTTATTTGAAAAATGAGCATATCTGCGGGCGGCCACTGGGTCTACGGTTCGACAAGAAGACTGGTGATTTATACATTGCTGATGCCTACTTCGGGTTGCTGAAGGTCGGTCCACAAGGTGGCCTGGCTACACAGCTGACCACACAGGCAGAAGGGGTCCCTTTGAACTTCACTAATGACTTGGATTTAGATGAGGAAGGGAACATCTATTTTACGGATAGTAGCACCAATTACCAGAGAAGGTAAATCCCATTAATCCTTACAATCACATCCTAGCTTTTGTGCTCCCTAAATCTCTTTCCATGCTCTTCAATATCAATGTTTCCGAGGATTTCCAGTTtgtctgcattttttttttttttttttcctcccatgAGAAAGAAAGCTGTTTTGGTTCATCCTCCGGGCTGCCACATCAATCTAACTTGAATATACGAGTACCTTCGATGGCTTTTACAGTTGTTAAGAACCTGAAATTGCATTTTCTTTTCCGGGCATACTCACTAATCAAGGTCATTGCATAGATTTCATACAAAGATTGTGCATATTATTGCCTTTTGCCTTTTTCCAAACTAAATCTTCAATACCTTTAATTGATCACAAAAGCTTTTCTACGATATCTTGTTTGCATGCTGGTGTTAATactttcttttttgtattttctatCTACTTTTCAATTATTATCAAAAGCATATGAGGAACAACTATTAAAGCCTTACTTATGGCTAAGTTTATCGAGCCTATTGGCAGTTTGCCATATCAAGATCACATTAGGTGGATGGCCATGTTTTTCCTTCTGCATAGGAGCTTCACTTTTGATTCTCCTCCTTGTAAGTAGTAGGCCAAACTGTCTTTACAGGCCTCCTTTCAATGAGTTGTTCTATTGATATTTGTAGAACTAACAAATTTCATGTGCATCCatgaatttgtttatatatacacacacaaacacacacacacgcacggaACGAGTTAGTTGTCTAcacaacatatatgtatattctTGTTATGTTTCGAGATGAAATGTTCATTCGACAGTTGGGTATAATTTTAGAGAACTTAGAATGCTCTGGGAGATAAACTTATATGTTTTAGCGCCCAATTGACAATACATCATATCATTTATAGGGCTGTATCCTTTACCTGCAACTTTTGATGTGATCctatttttgttagaaatttgaAGGAGAATCGTGTAAGTTATAAAATCCGTAACAAATTGTTCCCAACTTCTTCATCTAAAGCCATACAGATTACACATACGCAAGTATGATTCAGTCTTCGTATAATTGAATAACAGTACAGTTTAATTTGGAAATGTTTCTGTGTTCTAGTGTTAGCTGCCTACTTTATGTagaaattcttttctttttttttttaaggcaaCGATGTCAAATGAGGCCTCAACTTATGAGGACACTCGGGAAATCAGTGGGCAGGCTTATTCAGTTGTATCCCTTTATGCGATTATTAAATTTTGCAGGAATTTCTTGCAACTAATTTTCTCTGGGGAACCTTCGGGAAGGCTTTTGAAATACAGTCAAATTACAAAAGAAACAACAGTCCTTCTTCGGGGCCTTCAGTTTCCTAATGGTGTATCCATGAGCAAAGATGGgtcattctttttgttttgtgaaGGATCTCGTGGCAGGTTGGTTGGCATAAATCTCAACCTTTATTAGTTAAACCAATGCATGGCTCCGTGTTACTTCTGGataaacatatatgtatatatgtaggtTGAGCCGATACTGGTTGAAGGGAGAAAAGGCAGGAACATGGGAGGTTTTCGCTACCCTACCTGGGTTTCCAGATAATGTGAGAACTAACGAGAAGGGTGAATTCTGGGTGGCAGTCCACTGCCGTCGTTCGGTGTATGCACATGTTCTGAGTCGCTACACCCAGTTGAGAAAGTTCCTGCTTAAGCTCCCTATCCCAGTCAAGTATCACTACTTGATGCAGATAGGAGGCAAACTTCATGGAGTGATTATCAAGTACGGCCCAGAGGGGGAGTTGCTTGAAATTCTGGAAGACCGGCAGGGGAAGGTTGTTAGGGCAGTTAGCGAAGTCGAAGAGAAGGATGGGAAGCTTTGGATAGGATCAGTGCTCATGCCATTTATTGCCGTTTACTGATCATAATTTATATTTCTCATGATCATATATACCTGCTTGTGCTAGTTTAAAGGGGACAAGCATGCTGGCATGCGGAATACTAATTTGTATGATGATCTACGGCGAGACTTCATGATTCAACTTCCGGATGCGATTAATCTCTTGATCAGGGGTTAGGCATTTTGCGGAATTTGTGTCAAGGAAATAAATAGCAGGTTGTTGGAGTGAATCTCATGGAAATAGGAGATGTTTCAAACAATGACTGCAGCATATTTCTTCTTTATAATTATCTCATTCCGCGGAGGAAAATGTTACCTGTACGCTTCCATATAGGTAGAAATTTTATACCCCGTGCGCCCTAGGATTTACAAAATTTTCTGGGTGTTTagtattaatattaaaaaaaaaactcatcagACAAGTAGAAAATAACAATTCTTGAATGAGCGGGATGTAAGATGCATACCTAGATTAGGAGTGTACAATGTATACCTAGATTAGGAGTGTAGAGTTAGCATTACTTTTTGAGCATATTCCACCTATGATTTTATTCAAGTTGAAAAACTACACTAAAATAGATTCCTCATTATACTGATCTATCATTTGGTTTAGGAACAAGTAGGCATTGGGTAAAGGTACAATTTGGGAAATaagcaaaaacaaaattaagtttgcatttggatgaaaactAGTTGTTCTTAATTtgggtaaaaaaaatattatttgaatggTTAGATTAGTATAGCAGAAATAAGAGTAACtataatttacaataaaaatatttatataattaattaatatcgaaatattaattaataataatttaataaattaataaattttgtagttatggatattgtataagataatgaaaaattatattaattaattacaaaaaagtAACATAACTTTTTAGCTAActagtaaattatttaatttatagtttcaaaAGCAATATCTCTGATTCACAATTTTACGCTTAGTTTAGTATTGAGGtggatctaacgctattagatagaatggagtttaaaaaaaatatatagggatatacttctgcTTTCTTCGATGGGAtcacaaaaaattacaaaaaatatatcgtaatcgattAATCGCAATatacggaacgcaatattacgtacgaaaataaacagaatatttttctatcttcGTTTCTCACCGAACGTAAtacaatctccccgcaattccaAATGAAACCTTAATGTTTGCTGTTGAAAAATATTGTTGAgcaaattttgaaaggttattGTTGAgcaaattttgaaaggttatgagtgtcaaaaaaaaaagaaaaaagaaaaaaagttatgaGTGCAAGAAGATAATAATATAGCCCTCCATCATTTAACGTTGAGTTCTCGCAGAAAAAGTGCCTAACACGTAAATAATACAATCTTATCACAATTCCAAACGAAAGCTTAATGTCTGTTGCTGAAAAATATTATTGAgcaaattttgaaaggttattGTTgagcaaattttgaaaaattatgagtgtaaaaaaaaaaaaagaaaaaaagaaaaaaggttatGAGTGCAAGAAGATAATAGTATAGTCCTCCATCCTTGAATGTCGAGTCCTCGCAGAAAAAGTGCCTAACACGTAAATGAACGGTGGCTGGCAGGCATCAAACAAATATGGTAAACTGGATGAGACCCCGCAGGTTCCTTCCAAGTGGAGAAGGAACACGTCGATCGACAAGCACACAAATGCTGGTATGTATGGAAATAGCAACAGAATAGCGTTGCACAATTGCAAAGGCAGAAAACTGTGAGGTTGAAACCTTTACTCGctttcgttttcttttctttttttttgttttttaatttattttgttaattaataTATCCAAACGCAGTGGGCCCAGCCTCGAGCGCTCGATCCGCTTGCAATCAAATTAAGGTGGACGCTCCTACTGACCGTACGGCGGGTCCCACGTTCTCCGGccggtttttcttttttttctttttttttctctcgcttGTTTACAGCCGTGGGGGGAAGGAACACAGGAGGAGGAGAAGACGGATGAGACGGCGACAAGGAGCACGGAGTGAAAATACTAGTACTCCCTTTGGGAAAGGCTCCGCCAGAAGCCAGCACTGTAGAACTGGGCCCACATCTCCTTCTCCAACTGGGATACCTCCTCCGGCGACAGCGATTTGGCCGGCAGGGCGTCGGAGGCGTAGGCGAGGAGGAGGGACCCGGCGGACGCGTGGATGCGAAGATCGCCGACCGCCACCTCGTCGTCGCCAATTGAGCCTTCGACTTTGCCTTCGCCTTCGCCAGTTGAGCCTCTGCCTCTGCCTTTGCCTTTGCCTTTGGGCCCTCCCAGCAGCCTCAGGGCA includes:
- the LOC109705722 gene encoding protein STRICTOSIDINE SYNTHASE-LIKE 3-like — encoded protein: MAVRAAGLLAALVVGLAAVYCAMDPLRLSAVADFPGFESHPVELPPWSELPAARDAEDRLRRAEIRFLNQVQGPESIAFDPLGRGPYTGVADGRVLFWDGARWSDFAYTSPNRTEELCGPKPSPLSYLKNEHICGRPLGLRFDKKTGDLYIADAYFGLLKVGPQGGLATQLTTQAEGVPLNFTNDLDLDEEGNIYFTDSSTNYQRRNFLQLIFSGEPSGRLLKYSQITKETTVLLRGLQFPNGVSMSKDGSFFLFCEGSRGRLSRYWLKGEKAGTWEVFATLPGFPDNVRTNEKGEFWVAVHCRRSVYAHVLSRYTQLRKFLLKLPIPVKYHYLMQIGGKLHGVIIKYGPEGELLEILEDRQGKVVRAVSEVEEKDGKLWIGSVLMPFIAVY